A genomic region of Eucalyptus grandis isolate ANBG69807.140 chromosome 5, ASM1654582v1, whole genome shotgun sequence contains the following coding sequences:
- the LOC104428528 gene encoding disease resistance protein RUN1-like, with amino-acid sequence MDMGNGSEVGMSGGEPSAIDFNVFLSFRGPDTRQAFTDCLYHQMLEANIRVFLDEEELHVGKEIADELPVAIEKSKIYIPIFSKGYASSTWCLRELTHMVECKKSKSSEKEIMPIFYNVKPCDVKLKSQRYVSALEEHEEKFGCQTRLKWEESLKSVAKIKGWELKKKQGYWEFIKSVIREIVMKLKTKDKYVGENLVGTDDPVNAILKLLDMDSGDTRFVLIHGMGGIGKTTLAKIVFNKLTSFFSHCCFLGNVRESSIGFGIMTLQKQLLSITLGSGFRDQIDDVDDGIKLIAKHLSNKKVLLVLDDVDDEEQLQKLAINRITFCSGSRIIVTTRNKSIRKSDKTLEYEVKPLDNAQSLELFSQHAFGRNPPPYEFVNLSRQIISTTGGLPLALEVIGSLPCHQNKASWNDVLDNLRKIPHKKVQDKLKISYNALNHEEQQIFLDIACLFVDKDKTNAFYMWKDYN; translated from the exons ATGGACATGGGAAACGGCTCGGAGGTAGGAATGAGCGGCGGTGAGCCATCGGCGATTGACTTCAACGTCTTCTTGAGTTTCAGGGGACCGGACACTCGCCAAGCCTTCACGGATTGTCTTTATCACCAAATGCTAGAAGCAAACATCCGTGTTTTCCTTGACGAGGAAGAGCTCCATGTCGGTAAAGAAATAGCTGATGAGCTACCGGTGGCCATTGAAAAGTCGAAGatctacatacccatcttctctaaAGGTTATGCTTCGAGCACATGGTGCCTTCGCGAACTCACACACATGGTGGAGTGCAAGAAATCCAAATCATCCGAGAAGGAGATTATGCCGATTTTCTACAATGTTAAGCCTTGTGATGTTAAGCTTAAGTCTCAACGGTATGTCAGCGCTTTGGAGGAGCATGAAGAGAAGTTTGGTTGCCAAACGAGGCTAAAGTGGGAGGAGTCCCTCAAAAGTGTAGCCAAAATCAAAGGATGGGagttgaagaaaaaacaagg GTACTGGGAATTCATTAAATCGGTGATACGTGAGAttgtgatgaagttgaagacAAAAGACAAATACGTTGGCGAGAATTTAGTCGGAACGGACGATCCAGTGAACGCCATTCTGAAGTTGTTGGACATGGACTCGGGGGACACACGCTTTGTGCTAATCCATGGAATGGGCGGAATCGGTAAAACAACTCTTGCTAAGATTGTGTTCAACAAACTAACTTCCTTCTTCAGTCACTGCTGCTTCCTAGGAAATGTCCGGGAATCGTCGATCGGGTTTGGCATCATGACTTTGCAGAAACAACTATTGTCTATCACATTGGGTTCGGGCTTTCGAGATCAAATCGACGATGTCGACGATGGGATCAAATTGATTGCGAAACACCTTTCTAATAAGAAAGTCTTGCTCGTTCTTGACGATGTGGATGACGAGGAGCAACTCCAGAAATTAGCCATCAACCGCATAACTTTCTGCTCAGGAAGCAGAATTATTGTGACAACTAGGAACAAAAGCATCAGGAAATCCGACAAAACTTTGGAGTATGAAGTGAAGCCGTTGGATAATGCTCAATCGCTCGAGCTTTTCAGTCAACATGCTTTCGGAAGGAATCCTCCTCCATATGAATTTGTCAATCTTTCGAGACAAATAATTTCTACGACTGGAGGACTTCCTTTGGCTCTTGAAGTCATAGGCTCATTACCTTGTCATCAAAACAAAGCCTCATGGAACGATGTGCTAgacaatttgagaaaaatacctCATAAGAAGGTCCAGGACAAGCTAAAGATCAGCTACAATGCCTTAAATCATGAGGAACAACAGATTTTCCTTGACATCGCATGTCTCTTTGTGGACAAGGACAAGACGAATGCATTCTACATGTGGAAGGATT ATAACTAA